The Manduca sexta isolate Smith_Timp_Sample1 chromosome 17, JHU_Msex_v1.0, whole genome shotgun sequence genome includes a window with the following:
- the LOC115454099 gene encoding INO80 complex subunit B isoform X2, giving the protein MKGGKDLLGTSAADILKAQTMKSSSDSRRSMPGSSSSTPPKASSKRKKKGRDSGTSSEEERWLDAIKSGKLEEVDEELKKIKPKDPKMMTARQRAMYERGTDKETSPGGEVLLALPSGYKEKVMTAEAIQKAALKSQKRKQMADEKREKDKKKTMDRLLKKQESKNLKNMLKGKPIKKQEPMIVYRNNNDEITLSLPPGEDFPLEKKPPIESPKPIICGVTECTNIKKYNCSKTGVPLCSLECYKKNLLTIAS; this is encoded by the exons ATGAAAGGTGGTAAAGATTTATTAGGAACTTCAGCTGCCGATATTCTCAAAGCTCAAACAATGAAGTCCTCTTCGGATTCGCGGCGCTCAATGCCTGGATCCTCTTCCAGTACTCCACCAAAGGCCTCatcaaaaagaaagaaaaaaggtCGAGATAGTGGTACATCAAGTGAAGAAGAACGCTGGCTTGATGCTATAAAATCTGGCAAACTTGAAGAG GTTGATGAAgagttaaagaaaataaaacctaaaGATCCTAAAATGATGACAGCAAGACAAAGAGCAATGTATGAACGAGGCACAGATAAAGAAACCAGTCCAGGTGGTGAAGTGCTCCTTGCATTACCATCAGGATATAAAGAGAAAGTCATGACTGCAGAAGCCATACAAAAGGCTGCTTTGAAATCACAGAAAAGGAAACAAATGGCTGAtgaaaaaagagaaaaagacaaaaagaaaacaatggACAGACTTCTCAAAAAACAAGAATCAAAGAATTTGAAAAACATGCTTAAAGGCAAACCTATTAAAAAGCAGGAGCCGATGATTGTGTATAGAAACAATAATGATGAAATAACACTATCATTACCACCAGGAGAAGATTTCCCATTAGAGAAGAAGCCACCTATTGAATCTCCGAAGCCAATAATATGTGGGGTTACCGAATGcaccaacataaaaaaatataattgctcTAAAACAGGAGTACCATTGTGCAGTTTAgaatgctataaaaaaaatctactgaCTATAGCCtcttag
- the LOC115454099 gene encoding INO80 complex subunit B isoform X1: MVRRQREQSTTEDEIVIDAPSNKKHKKRKHHHKKRKIDDEFDSDTSIDVSYEDAGDKPFKVKMKGGKDLLGTSAADILKAQTMKSSSDSRRSMPGSSSSTPPKASSKRKKKGRDSGTSSEEERWLDAIKSGKLEEVDEELKKIKPKDPKMMTARQRAMYERGTDKETSPGGEVLLALPSGYKEKVMTAEAIQKAALKSQKRKQMADEKREKDKKKTMDRLLKKQESKNLKNMLKGKPIKKQEPMIVYRNNNDEITLSLPPGEDFPLEKKPPIESPKPIICGVTECTNIKKYNCSKTGVPLCSLECYKKNLLTIAS; the protein is encoded by the exons atggtaCGTAGACAGCGCGAACAGAGCACCACTGAAGACGAAATCGTCATTG ATGCTCCATcgaacaaaaaacataaaaaacgcaAGCAtcatcataaaaaaagaaaaatcgaCGATGAATTCGATAGTGACACATCGATTGACGTATCTTACGAAGATGCAGGCGACAAACCATTCAAAGTGAAGATGAAAGGTGGTAAAGATTTATTAGGAACTTCAGCTGCCGATATTCTCAAAGCTCAAACAATGAAGTCCTCTTCGGATTCGCGGCGCTCAATGCCTGGATCCTCTTCCAGTACTCCACCAAAGGCCTCatcaaaaagaaagaaaaaaggtCGAGATAGTGGTACATCAAGTGAAGAAGAACGCTGGCTTGATGCTATAAAATCTGGCAAACTTGAAGAG GTTGATGAAgagttaaagaaaataaaacctaaaGATCCTAAAATGATGACAGCAAGACAAAGAGCAATGTATGAACGAGGCACAGATAAAGAAACCAGTCCAGGTGGTGAAGTGCTCCTTGCATTACCATCAGGATATAAAGAGAAAGTCATGACTGCAGAAGCCATACAAAAGGCTGCTTTGAAATCACAGAAAAGGAAACAAATGGCTGAtgaaaaaagagaaaaagacaaaaagaaaacaatggACAGACTTCTCAAAAAACAAGAATCAAAGAATTTGAAAAACATGCTTAAAGGCAAACCTATTAAAAAGCAGGAGCCGATGATTGTGTATAGAAACAATAATGATGAAATAACACTATCATTACCACCAGGAGAAGATTTCCCATTAGAGAAGAAGCCACCTATTGAATCTCCGAAGCCAATAATATGTGGGGTTACCGAATGcaccaacataaaaaaatataattgctcTAAAACAGGAGTACCATTGTGCAGTTTAgaatgctataaaaaaaatctactgaCTATAGCCtcttag
- the LOC115454597 gene encoding beta-alanine transporter yields the protein MTTDSFYKRALLEVGQYGKFQKKFDCLYNILLSVLWCMAYNNIILALTVIPHTCKPPQKQENFSLLTGKYKDIPPFNQFNETIELSSCFITYITTPNNNKTTECNEYTYDNTWYGSTVTSQNNWVCNNEIYMDNVLAYSKIGETIGSLFFGWFGDTYGRKPSYIISLSLLITGRAISLITSHSYTFFVTGCIIAAFPSTFALQSISLISIEISSPKRRSQIAKYRLIASSFGMCLMPLLYWWLRDWKTFLIVTTVTQLPYLIFSWKIIESPEWLWVNKKPKKCIRQLRHIARVNNASLEKDTENKILSESHTTGNEEALGPLELFSSRRLAINTFLQLCLWVSVTVSYIVSLLSSGEKSDGNPFLEFTWQALIEVPAHFSAAWLVEQLGRRYTSAASSGFTCILWMILGLRELDVFSWLNQGYIGTIIGIVNRFSITIAYYTINLLNMELYPTRLRQSGMSLGNIVSGGAAAVAPYILYVGHRHGVYVSSGILGAVSLLGLLAALFLPETSNMELPETLEEAQQFGNQPQEL from the exons ATGACCACCGATTCATTTTATAAACGCGCTCTGTTGGAAGTTGGGCAATATGGGAAATTTCAAAAGAAATTTGATTGTCTCTACAACATACTTTTATCTGTTTTGTGGTGTATGgcatataataacataatattggcACTAACGGTTATTCCACACACGTGTAAACCTCCTCAAAAACAGgaaaatttttctttattaactgGAAAATATAAAGACATACCACC ATTCAACCAATTCAATGAAACCATCGAGCTTAGTAgttgttttataacttatattactACTCCcaacaacaacaaaacaacag AATGTAATGAATATACTTACGATAATACTTGGTATGGCAGTACAGTAACGTCTCAAAACAATTGGGtttgtaataatgaaatttacatGGACAATGTATTGGCTTATAGCAAGATAGGCGAAACAATCGGGTCTCTATTTTTTGGGTGGTTTGGTGACAC ataCGGCCGCAAACCATCTTATATAATCTCATTATCTCTTCTTATCACTGGACGCGCAATATCTTTGATTACCAGCCACTCTTACACCTTTTTTGTTACTGGGTGTATTATTGCTGCTTTCCCTTCGACATTTGCTTTGCAAAGCATATCTTTAATATCGATTGAAATATCTTCTCCTAAAAGGCGATCACAAATAGCAAAATATCGATTGATTGCATCCAGTTTTGGGATGTGTTTAATGCCTTTATTATATTGGTGGTTAAGAGATTGGAAGACATTTTTAATAGTTACTACAGTAACTCAATTACCTTATCTAATATTTTCTTG gaAAATTATAGAATCTCCAGAATGGCTTTGGGTCAACAAAAAACCCAAAAAATGTATTAGGCAACTACGACACATAGCAAGAGTAAATAATGCTAGTTTAGAAAAAgacacagaaaataaaattctgtCCGAGTCTCATACCACGGGAAATGAAGAAGCTTTAGGGCCTTTGGAGCTGTTTTCTAGCAGAAGATTGGCAATTAACACTTTTTTGCAGTTGtgtttatg GGTCTCTGTCACTGTAAGCTACATCGTCAGTTTATTGAGTTCCGGTGAAAAATCAGATGGAAATCCTTTTTTGGAATTTACTTGGCAGGCACTTATAGAAGTACCAGCACATTTTTCTGCTGCATGGCTGGTTGAACAGTTGGGAAGAAGATATACAAGCGCGGCATCCTCTGGGTTCACATGTATTTTGTGGATGATACTTGGCTTGAGGGAAttgg ATGTTTTTTCTTGGCTGAACCAGGGGTATATTGGCACAATAATTGGCATTGTTAATAGATTTTCGATTACTATAGCGTATTACACGATTAATTTGCTCAATATGGAGTTATATCCTACACGTCTACGGCAATCTGGAATGTCGTTGGGTAACATCGTTTCGGGCGGAGCGGCAGCGGTAGCACCTTATATATTGTATGTG GGTCATCGTCATGGAGTTTACGTTTCATCAGGAATATTAGGGGCAGTATCATTATTGGGTCTTTTGGCAGCGTTGTTTCTTCCTGAAACATCGAACATGGAATTACCGGAAACTTTAGAGGAAGCTCAACAATTTGGGAACCAGCCCCAGGAATTATAA
- the LOC115454110 gene encoding BTB/POZ domain-containing adapter for CUL3-mediated RhoA degradation protein 3 produces MSGDHKTLIKGSPSQYVKLNVGGTLFYTTIGTLTKSDNMLRTMFSGRMEVLTDSEGWILIDRCGKHFGTILNYLRDGTVALPDSYREIMELLAEAKYFLIEELTDSCQQALAKKEREAEPICRVPLITSHKEEQLLIMSTSKPVVKLLINRHNNKYSYTSTSDDNLLKNIELFDKLSLRFSGRVLFIKDVIGSNEICCWSFFGHGKKCAEVCCTSIVYATDKKHTKVEFPEARIYEETLGILLYESRNGPDQDLIQATSSRGAVGGLSCTSDEEEERSGLARLRSNKQNNQS; encoded by the exons ATGTCGGGTGATCATAAAACATTGATAAAAGGAAGTCCCTCACAGTACGTTAAGTTAAATGTGGGCGGAACTTTGTTTTACACCACGATCGGCACGCTTACCAAAAGCGATAACATGCTGCGTACTATGTTCAGCGGCAGGATGGAAGTCTTGACGGATTCTGAAG gtTGGATACTCATTGATCGGTGTGGCAAACATTTTGGCACTATACTAAACTATCTCCGGGATGGAACAGTGGCATTGCCAGACAGTTACCGTGAAATCATGGAACTGCTAGCAGAAGCCAAGTATTTCCTAATTGAGGAATTAACCGACTCATGTCAGCAGGCTTTGGCTAAAAAGGAGAGAGAAGCTGAGCCAATCTGCAGAGTTCCTCTGATTACATCACATAAAGAGGAACAATTACTCATCATGTCAACATCAAAG CCTGTTGTGAAGCTTCTAATCAACAGACATAACAACAAGTATTCTTATACAAGTACTTCTGATGATAACTTATTGaagaatattgaattatttgacAAGCTCTCACTACGGTTCAGTGGCAGAGTACTTTTTATAAAGGATGTTATTGGGTCAAATGAAATATGCTGCTGGTCTTTCTTTGGTCATGGGAAGAAATGTGCAGAGGTGTGCTGCACATCTATTGTATATGCTACAGATAAGAAGCACACTAAAGTTGAGTTCCCAGAAGCAAGGATTTATGAGGAAACACTGGGAATTCTATTGTATGAAAGTCGAAATGGTCCTGACCAAGATCTTATCCAAGCAACATCATCGCGTGGTGCTGTCGGCGGCCTCTCTTGCACCAGTGATGAGGAAGAGGAGCGCTCTGGTCTCGCGCGACTTAGATCAAATAAGCAGAATAATCAATCTTAG